A single region of the Theileria annulata chromosome 4, complete sequence, *** SEQUENCING IN PROGRESS *** genome encodes:
- a CDS encoding uncharacterized protein (1 probable transmembrane helix predicted for TA09020 by TMHMM2.0 at aa 124-141) → MDSSRLSDIHIQRDSFELIDVTEDEYKESKLFIESPDAIMDESVFFHIKKVISYLFCIEKHKPDKESRLNIDPENKAYESEFAKQLNRDVLNTLVDGYVGYAWLCEVCSRWINFLSNSAKNDDFSGTFIVYILIIYNYNIFV, encoded by the exons ATGGATTCGTCCAGGCTATCTGATATTCATATACAAAGGGATAGCTTTGAGCTTATCGATGTCACTGAAGATGAATATAAAG AATCCAAGCTCTTCATTGAGAGCCCAGACGCTATTATGGATGAGTCGGTTTTCTTTCACATTAAGAAGGTCATTTCATATCTCTTCTGCATCGAAAAGCATAAACCAGATAAAGAGTCTAGACTCAATATAGACCCTGAAAACAAAGCTTATGAAAGTGAATTCGCAAAGCAGCTTAATAGAGACGTTCTTAATACATTGGTCGATGGATATGTGGGCTATGCTTGGTTATGCGAAGTTTGCTCAAGATGGATCAATTTTCTATCAAATTCAGCAAAGAACGATGATTTCTCAGGTACTTTTATagtttatatactaattatatataattataatatatttgtttaa
- a CDS encoding uncharacterized protein (Tap349h10.p1c.cand.227 - score = 92.01), which yields MFDGSKAIEALMSYLTSKYDTDRMRIYMEDKLSHDSWNPPELYWNLMKSPLVVSHMLKIYRDKPKDEFLSSWYQDYMNNFSSYIKMEQSEVNKEGLSRITSNFSVFTLRISEEIHKFLLTNNSSESIELDSLDSISPLFWHAENAYIYSQALLHFIYQWRIDLRGCRRLSQLIAKATTYPNEILRESQLNIDSVLEWSVSQIHLLMTNFSRFPTLHSSFKRLLSSKKSNEDKFNHQELCDFYDELSKTLKAFDSYGFLLFDIRSAPKTEKEHDDSSEEIVVDESVSQFGDKRADEYMRLRNAPEMPPLEAIRESNLLNDLIDDFSNRDSNIKESNSWIKYANLLVMLSVLSPYELLYFHYYEKVSNYIKKLPQREVWQQFYLPPDEYESDDSIGSIERYRDYGAMYDQEYGSSEEHSDASSITASDEYEIKTESHVHKAWQTETSNSILSSNVFSSSSSNKKLSKSRKRNGYMGSDNTDGSKSHDSANRENFKSRSGSSYYNIKRRKPSHDYEDALMDDVGSEYMEIKSTLESAIYNNINEQTKLGPGKNISKERLDEMKQLYSQFKLKCDKLMNIARNDLYSLYSIIHNQQDTVEGEYEMRKFIETNIASSVVISYINQRVLKSRNINELSDIKLMLLKEIADKHPVKRGLIILLLRDFCKLCVIGNMDESPNKLERLEAIVDLLVYISRFDRQCITIISVFDSMIDLVDRSISRVFISKMLKFCGPPYSLEFSLMFIKLIEKFIRSGNGGPNVQIEIENTLMRKYINPFVKECLENNYNNQEIIQIAKRCDFKNDSE from the exons ATGTTTGACGGATCAAAAGCAATT GAGGCACTTATGTCCTATTTAACCTCAAAATATGATACTGATAGGATGA GAATATATATGGAGGATAAGCTTAGTCATGACAGTTGGAATCCACCAGAACTTTATTGGAACCTAATGAAG TCTCCTCTTGTTGTTTCACATATGCTAAAAATATATCGCGATAAGCCAAAGGACGAGTTCTTGTCCTCATGGTACCAAGACTACATGAACAACTTCAGTTCGTATATCAAGATGGAACAAAGTGAAGTAAACAAGGAAGGCTTGTCTAGAATTACAAGCAACTTCAGTGTTTTCACTCTAAGAATATCAGAGGAGATCCATAAATTTCTTCTTACg AATAACTCTTCGGAATCAATTGAATTAGACTCACTCGATTCAATAAGTCCATTGTTTTGGCACGCAGAAAATGCATATATATACTCTCAAGCTCTACTCCACTTTATTTATCAATGGAGGATTGACTTAAGGGGTTGTAGGAGATTGTCTCAACTTATCGCTAAAGCTACAACATACCCAAATGAAATACTTCGAGAGTCTCAGCTTAATATAGACTCTGTACTAGAATGGTCAGTGTCACAAATTCACCTACTGATGACTAACTTTTCAAG ATTTCCAACCCTACACTCATCATTTAAGAGACTATTGTCGAGcaaaaaatcaaatgaagataaatttaacCACCAGGAACTATGTGATTTTTATGATGAACTTAGTAAAACACTAAAGGCCTTCGATAGTTATGGGTTTCTTCTATTTGATATCAGATCAGCTCCAAAAACag AAAAAGAACATGATGATTCAAGTGAAGAAATCGTTGTGGATGAATCAGTATCTCAATTTGGAGATAAAAGGGCTGATGAATACATGAGACTTAGAAACGCACCAGAAATGCCACCCCTGGAAGCAATAAGGGAGAGTAATCTACTGAATGACCTTATAGACGATTTTTCAAACAGAGattctaatattaaggAGTCAAATTCGTGGATTAAGTACGCAAACCTGCTGGTAATGTTATCAGTACTTTCTCCCTACGAACTTCTATACTTCCACTACTATGAAAAGGTctcaaattatattaagaAACTACCTCAAAGAGAAGTTTGGCAACAGTTTTACTTACCTCCAGATGAGTATGAGTCAGATGACTCGATAGGATCAATTGAAAGATACAGAGATTATGGAGCAATGTATGATCAAGAATATGGATCGTCAGAGGAACATAGTGATG cATCTAGTATAACAGCATCAGACGAATATGAAATCAAGACTGAATCGCATGTCCACAAGGCTTGGCAAACCGAGACTTCAAATTCTATACTTTCATCCAACGTTTTCTCATCAAGTTCAAGTAATAAgaaattatctaaatctAGAAAAAGAAATGGATATATGGGTAGTGATAATACTGATGGATCTAAATCGCATGATTCTGCAAATAGAGAAAACTTTAAATCAAGGTCAGGTTCAagttattataatataaagaGAAGAAAACCCTCACATGATTATGAGGATGCTCTTATGGATGACGTGGGAAGTGAGTATATGGAAATTAAAAGCACTCTTGAAAGTGCAATATACaacaatataaatgaaCAGACTAAGCTTGGTCCTGGTAAAAATATCTCTAAGGAACGGCTTGATGAGATGAAACAACTCTATTCTCAGTTTAAGTTAAAGTGTGATAAGTTGATGAACATTGCAAGGAATGATTTGTACAGCCTATATAGCATCATTCACAATCAGCAAGATACTGTAGAGGGAGAGTATGAAATGAGGAAGTTCATTGAAACCAACATAGCCTCATCAGTTGTAATTTCTTACATAAACCAACGAGTTTTAAAGAGCAGAAACATAAACGAGCTCAGTGATATCAAGCTCATGCTCCTGAAGGAGATCGCAGATAAACACCCAGTTAAAAGAggtttaataattctacTTCTTAG gGATTTTTGTAAGCTTTGCGTTATCGGCAACATGGATGAAAGCCCAAATAAACTGGAG agGTTGGAAGCAATTGTGGATTTGTTGGTTTATATTTCAAGATTCGATCGTCAGTgtataacaataatatcAGTATTCGACTCAATG aTTGACTTGGTTGACAGAAGTATTAGTAGAGTGTTCATATCTAAAATGCTAAAGTTCTGTGGTCCACCTTATTCATTGGAGTTCTCGTTAATGttcattaaattaatcGAAAAGTTCATCAGATCAg gAAATGGAGGACCAAACGTTCAAATTGAGATAGAGAATACTCTCATGAGGAAGTACATAAACCCTTTCGTAAAAGAATGTCTAGAGAATAACTATAACAACCAAGAAATAATACAGATCGCAAAACGatgtgattttaaaaatgacagtgaataa
- a CDS encoding serine/threonine protein kinase, putative (Tap349h10.p1c.C.cand.11 - score = 33.54;~SMART S_TKc (SM00220) at aa 92-391, E()=7.14e-93), translating to MDEEDYLLTPENYGNTSTDIYKKDESSHSKTDDSEPVKSKIAECVTSNNETIVNELSKSYNKSKSECISEFKEAEPNRFILDYKPCRDVECFKCLNKISEGTYGTVYRALEIKTGKIVALKHIKYHDVQWKEGFPLTYLREISILLQLNHPNILSVKEIVTNKKQDQFYMVMEYVEHELKTLLEENRPNFTLSERKCLLKQLLDGINYLHQNWVMHRDLKTTNILYNNSGLVKICDFGMARKFGVPIRKYTHNVVTHWYRAPELFLGEPYYTEKTDVWSIGCIFAELILSRPLFMGTNDADTLDKIFRLCGSPNEENWPGFSKLPGIVSNKFQIHKYNPSFENVFKVGIMGGMVHGSTCMTELGLDLLKKMLNIDPNQRISAKDALNHPYITQEKPRTQAIELMPTVPDTNSTSRTKRRQEKQDNQELESQSRFRGRVDPVKFLSMMKEKKISQR from the exons ATGGATGAGGAAGATTATTTGCTAACACCTGAAAATTACGGGAATACTTCAACtgatatttataaaaaagaTGAGTCTTCTCACTCTAAAACTGATGATTCTGAGCCAGTTAAATCAAAAATCGCAGAATGTGTTACTTCAAACAATGAAACTATTGTAAATGAACTATCTAAAAGttataataaatctaaatcTGAATGTATTTCTGAGTTTAAAGAAGCTGAACCTAACCGTTTCATTTTAGACTATAAACCATGTAGAGATGTTGAGTGTTTTAAGTGTTTAAATAAGATATCAGAAGGTACTTATGGAACAGTATACAGAGCGTTGGAAATAAAAACTGGAAAAATAGTTGCGTTAAAACACATCAAGTATCATGATGTTCAGTGGAAAGAAGGATTCCCATTAACATACCTGAGAGAGATTTCGATACTGCTACAACTAAATCACCCGAACATTCTATCTGTCAAAGAAATTGTTACAAATAAGAAACAAGACCAGTTTTACATGGTCATGGAGTATGTGGAGCATGAGCTGAAGACATTATTGGAGGAAAACAGACCAAACTTTACATTGTCTGAGAGAAAATGCCTCCTCAAACAACTTCTGGATGGAATAAACTACCTTCACCAGAACTGGGTAATGCACCGTGACCTTAAAACAACAAATATACTATACAATAATAGCGGGCTTGTAAAGATTTGTGATTTTGGAATGGCTAGGAAATTCGGCGTTCCTATAAGGAAATACACACATAATGTTGTAACGCATTGGTACAGAGCGCCTGAGTTGTTTCTTGGCGAGCCTTATTATACTGAAAAAACCGATGTTTGGAGCATTGGCTGTATTTTTGCTGAACTTATACTATCAAGGCCCTTGTTTATGGGAACAAATGACGCAGATACattagataaaatattcaGACTGTGCGGATCTCCAAATGAAGAGAACTGGCCAGGGTTCTCTAAACTACCTGGAATTGTGAGTAACAAATTTCAAATACACAAATATAATCCTTCATTTGAAAATGTTTTCAAG GTAGGAATAATGGGTGGTATGGTTCATGGGTCAACTTGTATGACTGAGTTAGGGCTAGATTTACTGAAGAAAATGCTAAATATTGACCCTAATCAAAGAATTTCTGCCAAAGATGCTCTTAATCATCCTTACATTACTCAG GAAAAGCCAAGAACTCAAGCAATAGAGTTGATGCCGACCGTTCCTGATACAAACTCAACTT CCAGAACGAAAAGGCGACAAGAAAAACAGGATAACCAAGAAT tGGAGTCACAGTCGAGGTTCAGAGGAAGAGTTGATCCTGTAAAATTCTTATCAATGATGAAAGAAAAAAAAATATCACaaagatga
- a CDS encoding uncharacterized protein (Tap349h10.p1c.C.cand.10 - score = 42.30;~SMART RING (SM00184) at aa 9-52, E()=2.76e-07), which yields MESWEFPFCIICYDRLLTNLTLLPTCGHIFHSECLNTWFNRLKLKTGSCPLCRTSVNINKVIPLNYSISRSDSNENSSSSDENKEYDHLRHQLSQASSDNLDLSQKIQSLKTENDDLQSKLNEEISIKEALTTENKDLKFTNEKNITTINGLANKVIDLNEKLTKFSHVSRYLENQNIPEAENLKSFLSQFTHEENMNILTSRIVELENSVSDLTERNRKLKNERDETDIIYKKLRMEFIKMYSYFNPPVEEKKIELPGINDNYSGSCTRMRPQKSNKNSMDHNSEHSGQLTPSSFLTNNHPMSPFINNRTKNVLDTSMSGQMNLTPGRTMKYSKIKKVKLVTPDYANNERSKLVSSHERRNTFIAYPSASPGSSPDPTGIRKPKSKLKPNYEIGNNGKNMDPLANNNKLPSIYAFFKAKDKDNSNII from the exons ATGGAGTCATGGGAATTCCCCTTTTGTATCATATGTTATGACAGATTACTCACAAATTTAACTCTTCTGCCTACCTGTGGACATATTTTCCATAGTGAATG TTTAAATACCTGGTTTAATAGACTTAAACTTAAGACCGGAAGTTGTCCTTTATGTAGAACATCTGTGAACATTAATAAGGTCATTCCTCTAAATTATTCCATCTCGAGATCTG ATTCTAACGAAAATTCATCTTCTAGTGATGAGAAT AAAGAATATGATCATCTAAGGCATCAGTTAAGTCAGGCATCTTCTGACAATCTCGATCTTTCTCAAAAGATACAATCTCTCAAG ACTGAGAATGATGATCTCcaatcaaaattaaatgaagaGATTTCAATTAAAGAAGCCTTGACTACTGAGAACAAGGACCTCAAATTTACTAACGAAAAGAACATCACGACAATTAACGGACTTGCCAACAAGGTTATTGACCTTAATGAGAAGCTCACTAAGTTCTCACATGTTTCCAGATA TCTTGAGAATCAAAATATTCCAGAAGCCGAGAATTTAAAGTCGTTCCTCTCCCAA tttaCCCATGAGGAGAACATGAACATCCTAACTTCAAGGATAGTGGAGCTTGAAAA ttCAGTATCTGATTTGACCGAGAGGAACAGGAAGCTGAAGAATGAGCGTGACGAAActgatattatttacaagAAGTTGAGGAT gGAGTTCATTAAAATGTATTCGTATTTTAACCCTCCTGTGGAGGAAAAGAAGATTGAGCTGCCTGGAATCAATGACAACTACAGTGGTAGTTGCACCAGGATGAGACCacaaaaatcaaataaGAATTCCATGGACCATAACTCGGAGCATTCAGGACAATTAACACCTTCGTCCtttttaactaataatcATCCAATGAGCCCATTCATTAACAATAGGACGAAGAACGTTCTGGATACAAGCATGTCCGgtcaaatgaatttaacGCCTGGAAGAACCATGAAGTATTCTAAAATCAAAAAGGTTAAGCTTGTAACACCGGATTACGCAAACAATGAACGCTCTAAGTTGGTGTCATCGCATGAAAGGAGAAACACATTCATCGCATATCCCTCAGCTAGTCCAGGTTCCTCGCCAGATCCAACAGGTATCAGGAAACCAAAATCTAAGTTAAAACCCAATTATGAAATTGGAAACAATGGTAAAAATATGGATCCTCTAGCAAACAACAATAAACTCCCAAGCATTTACGCATTTTTTAAGGCCAAGGATAAAgataatagtaatataatataa
- a CDS encoding uncharacterized protein (Tap349h10.p1c.cand.226 - score = 19.34;~SMART BTB (SM00225) at aa 58-178, E()-3.15e-04), which translates to MYTPKKTKAEDGFYPRSQYEFGSSSQLDSNSFNCMTQNSNDETTFYTQADKRVILNKNLVNFNVGGVKYTTTMSTLSNDANSKLYKYAYFTINGIETHDKEYNFDGFFNFTDSNSGGVANIFIDRDGKIFQYILNYLRDGDVICPDDPFVYQSILSDAKFYMLRGLVDAVSRIINKQEVLPEPKLNIPEPIHEVEELSSQKTQFEFCDSIPLTQHTNCDVYLPPHNVFLRIEENDNIEESIQFVQTTPVRLLGEQTFSTTADF; encoded by the exons atgtataCTCCTAAAAAAACAAAAGCCGAGGATGGCTTCTATCCTAGATCGCAGTATGAATTTGGATCCTCATCACAACTTGATTCCAACTCATTCAACTGTATGACTCAGAATAGCAATGATGAGACGACTTTTTATACACAAGCCGACAAGCGCGTTATTCTAAACAAAAATCTGGTTAATTTTAACGTCGGGGGAGTTAAATACACAACCACAATGTCAACTTTATCAAACGATGCGAATTCCAAGCTCTACAAATATGCATACTTCACAATTAATGGCATAGAAACACACGATAAggaatataattttgacggattctttaattttacagaCTCTAACTCAGGAGGAGTTGCAAACATCTTTATTGATCGAGACGGGAAGATTTTCCAGTACATTTTAAACTACCTCAGGGATGGGGACGTAATTTGCCCAGATGACCCTTTTGTATACCAGTCAATACTCTCGGATGCTAAATTTTACATGCTCAGAGGATTGGTAGATGCGGTTTCCCGCATTATAAATAAACAGGAGGTTCTTCCTGAACCTAAGCTTAATATTCCCGAACCAATTCATGAAGTCGAAGAACTTTCATCTCAAAAAACTCAGTTTGAATTTTGTGATAGTATTCCACTGACTCAACACACTAATTGTGATGTTTATCTACCCCCTCataatgtatttttaagAATAGAGGAGAAT GACAATATAGAAGAATCTATTCAATTTGTTCAGACTACGCCAGTAAGGTTACTGGGCGAGCAGACGTTTTCCACGACTGCAGACTTCTAA
- a CDS encoding mitochondrial carrier protein, putative (Tap349h10.p1c.cand.225 - score = 18.85;~SMART pfam:mito_carr (PF00153) at aa 97-185, E()=9.60e-13 and 195-288, E()=1.60e-07; 2 transmembrane domains at aa 13-35 and 70-92;~3 probable transmembrane helices predicted for TA09005 by TMHMM2.0 at aa 13-35, 70-92 and 193-215), with translation MVSLDEKVPNVYNIFKGSLVGGMIINIFLTPCDVVKNYWYYNNSLSKCRTQMSSLNVVKHIYNKNGLQSFWLGFTWSTPLTIFGQSMFLYTYDNIKNYVSPPIASLISRFISLVLSQPLDCMRTYYQATLYTSQRVTFKGIIKNNGFMSLYKGFNSTLIRDVPFSIIHWPINEFLYDKITSLRVYERRKMNKLESVLIPFGCGTVSSLIATFISQPFDIVKTNLQTVGVDTEEAKIHPNSSGKFSILSELKRIRGTYGIRGLFIGVMPRIIKVVPGSAIMSATYHIFN, from the exons atggtATCATTAGACGAAAAGGTCCCGAATGTTTACAACATATTCAAGGGATCCTTAGTTGGAG GTATGATaataaacatatttttaacACCTTGTGACGTCGTAAAGAATTATTGGTACTATAACAACTCCTTGAGTAAATGCAGGACTCAAATGTCATCATTAAATGTAGTAAAacatatatacaataaaaaTGGTTTACAAAGTTTTTGGCTAG gTTTTACCTGGTCGACTCCGTTGACTATATTTGGTCAATCGatgtttttatatacttatgATAACATTAAGAATTATGTTTCTCCACCAATTGCTAGTTTGATTTCTAGATTCATTTCTCTTGTACTTTCTCAACCACTTGATTGTATGCGTACATATTACCAGGCAACACTATACACATCTCAGAGAGTCACATTCAAAGGAATTATAAAGAACAATGGTTTTATGTCACTATATAAAGGATTTAATTCAACACTGATTCGGGATGTACCATTTTCCATTATTCACTGGCCCATAAATGAGTTTTtatatgataaaataacatc TCTGAGGGTATACGAAAGAAGGAAAATGAATAAACTTGAGTCAGTTCTCATTCCATTTGGATGTGGTACAGTATCATCACTAATCGCAACTTTCATATCGCAGCCTTTTGATATAGTTAAAACGAACCTACAA actGTAGGAGTGGATACGGAGGAAGCAAAAATACACCCAAACTCCTCTGGAAAgtttagtatattatcAGAATTAAAGCGAATAAGGGGTACTTATGGGATAAGAGGTCTATTTATAGGAGTAATGCCGAGAATAATTAAAGTTGTTCCGGGGTCTGCTATAATGTCGGCAACATACCACATATTCAACTGA